A region of Leptospirillum ferriphilum DNA encodes the following proteins:
- a CDS encoding glycogen debranching N-terminal domain-containing protein: protein MERPFHPYEIHPLLVLDASDSIFKADDHFAIWPPSGDVESDRTPYHGHFWHGMRYVSRWSIRLFGVQPVPLWAQGRKNPHFEKIHRIMPLMTFRAPGEKHGQVLRLSLSQTRVLEADGFSEECSVENRSPHPVTVPMEWLIGVDFTDLFEVRGISRVNPAPRQIEWSSSGPDLSVYVYRGDDGILRETSICLKGPRGGSLDRSGWRWKLELGPEESFTFFIRTRFREFQDKGKVTMPVSIRKIPDIQGVIGKRHREMEDFFSLWPRIRSSDPFLDRCCRQAIEDLRVLCTPVREGLIPYAGLPWFSTVFGRDALITGLSTLWAIPELSRTVLLFLGRLQSRVSDPKRAAEPGKIVHEMRTGEMAGTGELPFGLYYGSVDSTPLYLMLAARYVERTGDYPFLEKLWPVIERAFQWIERFGTDPETGFLVYQGDMDGGLIQQGWKDSGDSVFHADGRLAVHPIALSEVQSYLHYALTAFSSLGERLGHVRFAEKTRRMAIRLKKSFLSAFWDPGMKTFALALDGNRDPCRVHSSNSGHVLLSDLPTASMARDVAKNLLSPDLFSGWGIRTIGKSELRYDPVSYHNGSVWPHDNALILAGLAKHRLYFETENLCEGFLDGLRFFRDQRPPELYCGFDRKNGEGPFAYPTSCSPQAWSVTSLLMVVETMSGVNFQAGHPRMGRATLGPSLSSLHIEGIRLTGPTGGRADVFVERKEDGIVRSAMEIRKE from the coding sequence TTGGAACGGCCTTTCCATCCTTATGAAATCCACCCTTTGCTTGTTCTGGATGCGTCGGATTCGATTTTCAAGGCGGATGATCATTTTGCCATTTGGCCGCCATCGGGCGATGTTGAGTCCGACAGGACTCCCTATCACGGTCATTTTTGGCACGGAATGCGATATGTTTCGCGCTGGTCGATCCGTTTGTTCGGAGTTCAGCCTGTTCCTCTCTGGGCGCAGGGAAGGAAAAACCCCCATTTTGAAAAAATTCACCGCATTATGCCTCTTATGACCTTCCGGGCTCCGGGAGAAAAACATGGCCAAGTTCTCCGGTTGTCTCTGTCTCAGACAAGGGTGCTTGAAGCAGACGGGTTTTCCGAAGAGTGCAGCGTGGAGAATCGTAGTCCCCACCCGGTGACTGTTCCAATGGAGTGGCTGATTGGGGTGGACTTTACAGACCTCTTTGAGGTCAGGGGGATTTCCCGGGTGAATCCGGCGCCCCGTCAGATCGAATGGTCTTCTTCCGGTCCGGACCTTTCTGTTTATGTCTATCGGGGAGACGATGGGATCCTGCGGGAAACGTCCATCTGTCTCAAGGGACCGAGAGGAGGATCCCTGGATCGTTCGGGATGGAGATGGAAACTGGAGCTGGGCCCGGAAGAAAGTTTTACGTTTTTTATCCGAACCCGGTTCAGGGAGTTCCAGGATAAGGGCAAGGTTACAATGCCAGTCTCGATCAGGAAAATTCCGGATATTCAGGGTGTGATCGGGAAACGGCATCGGGAGATGGAAGATTTTTTCTCTCTCTGGCCAAGAATCCGTTCTTCGGATCCTTTTCTGGACCGATGCTGCCGACAGGCGATAGAAGACCTGAGAGTCCTGTGCACGCCTGTTCGTGAAGGTCTGATTCCCTATGCCGGCCTTCCCTGGTTCTCGACAGTCTTTGGACGGGATGCCCTGATTACAGGACTGTCGACTCTCTGGGCCATTCCTGAACTTTCTCGAACGGTTCTTCTTTTTCTTGGTCGTCTTCAGTCCAGGGTCTCCGACCCGAAACGTGCAGCAGAACCCGGGAAAATCGTCCATGAAATGCGGACCGGGGAAATGGCCGGAACGGGAGAGCTTCCTTTCGGTCTTTATTACGGGAGTGTCGACAGTACGCCGCTTTACTTGATGCTTGCGGCCCGTTATGTCGAACGGACAGGAGATTACCCGTTTCTGGAGAAACTGTGGCCGGTGATTGAAAGGGCATTTCAATGGATTGAAAGGTTCGGGACGGATCCGGAAACAGGTTTTCTGGTTTATCAGGGAGACATGGACGGCGGGCTGATCCAGCAGGGATGGAAAGATTCGGGGGATTCTGTCTTTCATGCCGATGGACGGCTGGCTGTTCATCCCATTGCCCTCTCTGAGGTACAGTCGTATCTCCATTATGCACTCACAGCGTTTTCCAGCCTTGGAGAACGACTGGGGCACGTCCGTTTTGCGGAGAAAACGCGTCGGATGGCTATCCGGCTTAAAAAATCCTTCCTGTCCGCCTTTTGGGATCCCGGTATGAAAACGTTTGCACTGGCGCTGGATGGCAACAGGGACCCTTGCAGGGTCCACAGTTCCAACTCCGGCCATGTCCTCCTGTCGGATCTGCCAACGGCTTCCATGGCGCGGGATGTGGCAAAGAACCTTCTTTCCCCGGATCTCTTTTCCGGGTGGGGAATCCGAACAATCGGAAAATCCGAGCTTCGATACGATCCCGTTTCCTACCACAACGGCTCTGTCTGGCCCCATGACAATGCCTTGATCCTGGCCGGTCTTGCAAAACACCGTCTGTATTTTGAAACAGAGAATCTCTGCGAAGGATTTCTGGACGGGTTGCGCTTTTTTCGAGACCAGCGCCCTCCTGAACTTTATTGTGGTTTCGACCGAAAAAACGGAGAGGGTCCGTTTGCCTATCCCACCTCCTGTTCGCCCCAGGCCTGGAGCGTCACCTCTCTTTTGATGGTTGTCGAAACCATGAGCGGTGTGAATTTTCAGGCCGGGCATCCGAGAATGGGAAGGGCAACCCTCGGACCGTCCCTCTCCTCCCTGCATATAGAAGGGATTCGACTGACCGGACCCACCGGGGGAAGAGCCGATGTTTTTGTTGAACGAAAGGAAGATGGAATCGTTCGTTCTGCGATGGAAATCCGGAAGGAGTAA